From Carassius gibelio isolate Cgi1373 ecotype wild population from Czech Republic chromosome B23, carGib1.2-hapl.c, whole genome shotgun sequence, the proteins below share one genomic window:
- the exosc10 gene encoding exosome component 10 isoform X2 produces MAASSSSAAVVKQSDLSSPCEETEEESEFCPGFKDVDAFVKHGLGAVVSATKASAALPAAGDEFDLYRSFPSFQQFCASQGDQLLHCMSQIMQYHGCRSHMRDRNRLTGLEDRFDLVVDSNDAILEKVGILLDEASGVSRTQQPVMPAGYQPPKIVVSSWNRRGGERRDETFHLLHAKNIQRPQLKFKEKVDNSNTPFVSKIFIKPNAVKPLPTYFANKHIRKERPEDLDVPAALADFIHQQRTQEHVDDMFSHPYQYELDHLVMPESLKCKPDVQMYKPLAECSCQFINTLDELVALNEKLAKVSEFAVDLEHHSYRSFLGITCLMQISTREEDFIIDTLELRSQMYILNETFTDPAIVKVFHGADSDIEWLQKDFGLYVVNMFDTHHAARCLNLGRNSLDHLLKVYCSVNSDKRYQLADWRIRPLPDEMLKYAQADTHYLLYVYDRVRTDLYDTGNGKPTLIQQVWDKSRDLSLKKYVKPIFTEDSYMELYRKQKKSFNTQQLAAFRLLYAWRDKLGREEDESTGYILPNHMMMKIADELPKEPQGIIACCNPTPPLVRQQINELHQLLKQARETPLLKAEVLAEKRKSMTPKRKPQTILFGPHDTSRSSESDFLDLSSFETPTKPGVLFSEEEDESMNQEEKALHGLIASAKISLFADDEEEAAPAHLTVAQQKAHSIMGSFENPFRMYLPSKDIHISKNAKYDPSSKIYEIHNRWKLQSIEQQQKEAQEKQQAKEQAKKAQEERKKAKLSYQESLQNVHTVREQVAEAKQAGQKRERAASDAGEDSLKPKMKVSKTASETPVADQSTKPAQKKKKQKKAQEPEVPEQDFKPFDYSQSSFKVFDGKSKESSQFDPNRQARGPKQKKKGPKKNAVGGRSMSYVPDKSDRGFRHNWPKR; encoded by the exons ATGGCTGCCTCCTCGAGTAGTGCTGCTGTTGTTAAACAGAGTGATCTTTCTTCACCATGTGAAGAAACAGAGGAGGAATCGGAGTTTTGTCCGGGTTTTAAGGATGTCGACGCATTTGTCAAG CACGGTCTGGGAGCGGTGGTCTCTGCCACGAAAGCGTCTGCAGCTCTTCCAGCAGCCGGAGATGAGTTTGATCTGTACCGCAGCTTCCCTTCCTTCCAGCAGTTCTGCGCCTCACAGGGAGACCAGCTCTTACACTG TATGAGTCAGATCATGCAGTATCATGGCTGTCGGTCTCACATGAGAGACAGGAACAGACTGACCGGGCTGGAGGACAGGTTTGACCTGGTGGTGGACTCAAACGATGCCATCCTTGAGAAAGTG GGCATCCTCCTGGACGAGGCGTCCGGTGTGAGCCGCACACAGCAGCCGGTGATGCCTGCAGGATATCAGCCGCCAAAAATCGTGGTGTCCAGCTGGAACCGCAGG GGAGGAGAGCGCAGGGATGAGACCTTTCACCTTCTACATGCTAAAAACATTCAGCGGCCACAGCTCAAGTTCAAGGAGAAAGTGGACAACAGCAACACTCCGTTTGTCTCCAAGATTTTCATCAAACCCAATGCAGTTAAGCCTCTGCCCACAT ATTTTGCCAACAAACACATCCGTAAGGAGCGACCGGAGGATCTGGATGTTCCTGCTGCGCTGGCTGATTTCATCCATCAGCAGAGAACTCAGGAGCATGTGGACGACAT GTTTTCTCACCCTTATCAATATGAATTGGATCATCTGGTCATGCCGGAGAGTCTGAAGTGTAAACCTGACGTCCAG ATGTATAAACCTCTTGCCGAGTGCTCTTGTCAGTTCATCAACACTTTAGATGAGCTTGTCGCTCTGAACGAGAAGCTAGCCAAGGTGTCGGAGTTCGCTGTGGACCTGGAG CATCACTCCTACAGAAGCTTTCTGGGAATCACGTGTCTGATGCAGATATCCACACGAGAGGAGGATTTCATCATAGACACGCTGGAGCTACGCAGTCAAATGTACATCTTAAACGAGACTTTCACCGACCCTGCCATCGTGAAG GTGTTTCACGGGGCCGACTCTGACATCGAGTGGCTACAGAAGGACTTTGGTCTTTATGTGGTCAACATGTTCGACACCCATCATGCTGCACGCTGCCTAAACCTCGGCCGAAACTCCCTCGACCATCTCCTGAAAGTCTACTGCAGTGTGAACTCTGATAAACGCTACCAGCTGGCAGACTGGAGGATACG ACCGTTGCCGGATGAGATGTTGAAGTACGCTCAGGCAGACACTCACTATCTGCTGTACGTGTACGATCGAGTCCGGACTGACCTGTATGATACAGGCAACGGCAAACCCACCCTCATTCAGCAAGTCTGGGATAAAAGCAGAGACCTGTCGCTCAAG aAATACGTGAAGCCTATTTTTACGGAGGACTCGTACATGGAGCTGTACCGCAAGCAGAAGAAGAGCTTCAACACACAGCAGCTGGCGGCCTTCAGACTGCTGTACGCCTGGAGAGATAAACTGGGACGAGAGGAGGATGAGAGCACTGG ATATATCTTACCCAACCACATGATGATGAAGATCGCCGATGAGCTTCCAAA GGAGCCTCAGGGCATCATCGCGTGCTGTAACCCCACTCCACCTCTAGTGCGCCAGCAGATCAATGAGCTTCATCAGCTGCTCAAACAGGCTCGAGAGACCCCTTTACTCAAG GCAGAGGTACTTGCTGAAAAGAGGAAATCGATGACCCCTAAAAGAAAG CCACAGACGATTTTATTCGGACCGCATGACACCTCCCGCTCGTCTGAAAGTGATTTCCTGGACCTCTCCTCTTTCG AAACTCCAACCAAACCGGGAGTGCTGTTTTCAGAGGAGGAGGATGAAAGCATGAACCAAGAGGAAAAGGCCTTGCACGGCCTGATAGCTTCAGCAAAAATCAGCCTCTTCGCG GACGACGAGGAGGAGGCAGCTCCTGCTCATCTGACTGTGGCACAACAAAAAGCTCACAGCATCATGGGGTCCTTTGAGAACCCCTTCAGAATG TATTTACCATCAAAGGACATTCACATTTCCAAGAATGCCAAGTATGACCCCTCTTCAAAGATTTATGAG ATTCATAACCGGTGGAAGTTACAGAGTATTGAGCAGCAGCAGAAGGAGGCGCAGGAGAAACAGCAGGCGAAAGAACAGGCCAAGAAAGCTCAAG AGGAACGAAAGAAAGCCAAACTGAGCTACCAGGAGTCGCTGCAAAACGTTCACACTGTCCGGGAGCAAGTAGCG GAAGCAAAGCAGGCTGGGCAGAAAAGAGAGCGAGCTGCCAGTGATGCTGGTGAAGACAGTCtcaaaccaaaaatgaaagtctCAAAGACTGCTAGTGAGACACCTGTGGCCGATCAGTCGACAAAACctgctcagaaaaaaaagaaacagaaaaaagctCAAGAGCCGGAAGTTCCCGAACAAGACTTTAAACCTTTTGACTACAGCCAGTCAAGTTTTAAAGTATTTGATG GCAAATCAAAAGAGAGTTCACAGTTTGATCCAAACAGACAAGCACGTGGACCCAAGCAGAAG AAAAAAGGACCAAAGAAAAACGCTGTGGGAGGCAGGAGCATGTCTTATGTCCCTGACAAATCtgacag AGGGTTTCGTCACAACTGGCCCAAGAGATAG
- the exosc10 gene encoding exosome component 10 isoform X1 encodes MAASSSSAAVVKQSDLSSPCEETEEESEFCPGFKDVDAFVKHGLGAVVSATKASAALPAAGDEFDLYRSFPSFQQFCASQGDQLLHCMSQIMQYHGCRSHMRDRNRLTGLEDRFDLVVDSNDAILEKVGILLDEASGVSRTQQPVMPAGYQPPKIVVSSWNRRGGERRDETFHLLHAKNIQRPQLKFKEKVDNSNTPFVSKIFIKPNAVKPLPTYFANKHIRKERPEDLDVPAALADFIHQQRTQEHVDDMFSHPYQYELDHLVMPESLKCKPDVQMYKPLAECSCQFINTLDELVALNEKLAKVSEFAVDLEHHSYRSFLGITCLMQISTREEDFIIDTLELRSQMYILNETFTDPAIVKVFHGADSDIEWLQKDFGLYVVNMFDTHHAARCLNLGRNSLDHLLKVYCSVNSDKRYQLADWRIRPLPDEMLKYAQADTHYLLYVYDRVRTDLYDTGNGKPTLIQQVWDKSRDLSLKKYVKPIFTEDSYMELYRKQKKSFNTQQLAAFRLLYAWRDKLGREEDESTGYILPNHMMMKIADELPKEPQGIIACCNPTPPLVRQQINELHQLLKQARETPLLKAEVLAEKRKSMTPKRKPQTILFGPHDTSRSSESDFLDLSSFETPTKPGVLFSEEEDESMNQEEKALHGLIASAKISLFAKDDEEEAAPAHLTVAQQKAHSIMGSFENPFRMYLPSKDIHISKNAKYDPSSKIYEIHNRWKLQSIEQQQKEAQEKQQAKEQAKKAQEERKKAKLSYQESLQNVHTVREQVAEAKQAGQKRERAASDAGEDSLKPKMKVSKTASETPVADQSTKPAQKKKKQKKAQEPEVPEQDFKPFDYSQSSFKVFDGKSKESSQFDPNRQARGPKQKKKGPKKNAVGGRSMSYVPDKSDRGFRHNWPKR; translated from the exons ATGGCTGCCTCCTCGAGTAGTGCTGCTGTTGTTAAACAGAGTGATCTTTCTTCACCATGTGAAGAAACAGAGGAGGAATCGGAGTTTTGTCCGGGTTTTAAGGATGTCGACGCATTTGTCAAG CACGGTCTGGGAGCGGTGGTCTCTGCCACGAAAGCGTCTGCAGCTCTTCCAGCAGCCGGAGATGAGTTTGATCTGTACCGCAGCTTCCCTTCCTTCCAGCAGTTCTGCGCCTCACAGGGAGACCAGCTCTTACACTG TATGAGTCAGATCATGCAGTATCATGGCTGTCGGTCTCACATGAGAGACAGGAACAGACTGACCGGGCTGGAGGACAGGTTTGACCTGGTGGTGGACTCAAACGATGCCATCCTTGAGAAAGTG GGCATCCTCCTGGACGAGGCGTCCGGTGTGAGCCGCACACAGCAGCCGGTGATGCCTGCAGGATATCAGCCGCCAAAAATCGTGGTGTCCAGCTGGAACCGCAGG GGAGGAGAGCGCAGGGATGAGACCTTTCACCTTCTACATGCTAAAAACATTCAGCGGCCACAGCTCAAGTTCAAGGAGAAAGTGGACAACAGCAACACTCCGTTTGTCTCCAAGATTTTCATCAAACCCAATGCAGTTAAGCCTCTGCCCACAT ATTTTGCCAACAAACACATCCGTAAGGAGCGACCGGAGGATCTGGATGTTCCTGCTGCGCTGGCTGATTTCATCCATCAGCAGAGAACTCAGGAGCATGTGGACGACAT GTTTTCTCACCCTTATCAATATGAATTGGATCATCTGGTCATGCCGGAGAGTCTGAAGTGTAAACCTGACGTCCAG ATGTATAAACCTCTTGCCGAGTGCTCTTGTCAGTTCATCAACACTTTAGATGAGCTTGTCGCTCTGAACGAGAAGCTAGCCAAGGTGTCGGAGTTCGCTGTGGACCTGGAG CATCACTCCTACAGAAGCTTTCTGGGAATCACGTGTCTGATGCAGATATCCACACGAGAGGAGGATTTCATCATAGACACGCTGGAGCTACGCAGTCAAATGTACATCTTAAACGAGACTTTCACCGACCCTGCCATCGTGAAG GTGTTTCACGGGGCCGACTCTGACATCGAGTGGCTACAGAAGGACTTTGGTCTTTATGTGGTCAACATGTTCGACACCCATCATGCTGCACGCTGCCTAAACCTCGGCCGAAACTCCCTCGACCATCTCCTGAAAGTCTACTGCAGTGTGAACTCTGATAAACGCTACCAGCTGGCAGACTGGAGGATACG ACCGTTGCCGGATGAGATGTTGAAGTACGCTCAGGCAGACACTCACTATCTGCTGTACGTGTACGATCGAGTCCGGACTGACCTGTATGATACAGGCAACGGCAAACCCACCCTCATTCAGCAAGTCTGGGATAAAAGCAGAGACCTGTCGCTCAAG aAATACGTGAAGCCTATTTTTACGGAGGACTCGTACATGGAGCTGTACCGCAAGCAGAAGAAGAGCTTCAACACACAGCAGCTGGCGGCCTTCAGACTGCTGTACGCCTGGAGAGATAAACTGGGACGAGAGGAGGATGAGAGCACTGG ATATATCTTACCCAACCACATGATGATGAAGATCGCCGATGAGCTTCCAAA GGAGCCTCAGGGCATCATCGCGTGCTGTAACCCCACTCCACCTCTAGTGCGCCAGCAGATCAATGAGCTTCATCAGCTGCTCAAACAGGCTCGAGAGACCCCTTTACTCAAG GCAGAGGTACTTGCTGAAAAGAGGAAATCGATGACCCCTAAAAGAAAG CCACAGACGATTTTATTCGGACCGCATGACACCTCCCGCTCGTCTGAAAGTGATTTCCTGGACCTCTCCTCTTTCG AAACTCCAACCAAACCGGGAGTGCTGTTTTCAGAGGAGGAGGATGAAAGCATGAACCAAGAGGAAAAGGCCTTGCACGGCCTGATAGCTTCAGCAAAAATCAGCCTCTTCGCG AAGGACGACGAGGAGGAGGCAGCTCCTGCTCATCTGACTGTGGCACAACAAAAAGCTCACAGCATCATGGGGTCCTTTGAGAACCCCTTCAGAATG TATTTACCATCAAAGGACATTCACATTTCCAAGAATGCCAAGTATGACCCCTCTTCAAAGATTTATGAG ATTCATAACCGGTGGAAGTTACAGAGTATTGAGCAGCAGCAGAAGGAGGCGCAGGAGAAACAGCAGGCGAAAGAACAGGCCAAGAAAGCTCAAG AGGAACGAAAGAAAGCCAAACTGAGCTACCAGGAGTCGCTGCAAAACGTTCACACTGTCCGGGAGCAAGTAGCG GAAGCAAAGCAGGCTGGGCAGAAAAGAGAGCGAGCTGCCAGTGATGCTGGTGAAGACAGTCtcaaaccaaaaatgaaagtctCAAAGACTGCTAGTGAGACACCTGTGGCCGATCAGTCGACAAAACctgctcagaaaaaaaagaaacagaaaaaagctCAAGAGCCGGAAGTTCCCGAACAAGACTTTAAACCTTTTGACTACAGCCAGTCAAGTTTTAAAGTATTTGATG GCAAATCAAAAGAGAGTTCACAGTTTGATCCAAACAGACAAGCACGTGGACCCAAGCAGAAG AAAAAAGGACCAAAGAAAAACGCTGTGGGAGGCAGGAGCATGTCTTATGTCCCTGACAAATCtgacag AGGGTTTCGTCACAACTGGCCCAAGAGATAG